One window from the genome of Bacillus weihaiensis encodes:
- the opp1B gene encoding nickel/cobalt ABC transporter permease, translated as MGSYIVRRILIAVPLLLTISFLTFILINLSPLDPAEVVLQAQGVPEITEDLLEETKEELGMNKPFILQYFDWLFATLQLDFGESYINGKPVWSLLGPAFLNTFKLTLVSSVSIIFVSILLGVICALNEGKMIDKSVRGFSFFLTAMPSYWLASMLIWYISVKLDLLPTSGMESYKSYILPVIVITISYAGIYFRNVRTSMLNNLHEDYVLYGRASGLSEVKITKHILRNSLQVAVTIFGMSIPIILGSTVVIENVFAWPGLGTLSVNSILSRDFPIIQAYVLILATAFVLFNTISDIINAAMNPKLRNDL; from the coding sequence ATGGGAAGTTATATTGTTAGGAGAATACTAATTGCAGTTCCTTTACTGTTAACCATCTCTTTTTTGACATTTATTTTGATTAATCTCTCACCTTTGGACCCAGCAGAAGTGGTCTTACAAGCTCAAGGTGTCCCAGAAATAACAGAAGATTTACTAGAAGAAACGAAAGAAGAGCTTGGGATGAATAAACCATTTATTTTACAATATTTCGACTGGCTTTTTGCTACCTTACAATTGGATTTTGGAGAATCATATATTAATGGAAAACCAGTATGGTCATTATTAGGTCCTGCATTTTTGAATACGTTCAAGTTAACGTTAGTTTCATCAGTTTCTATTATCTTCGTGTCAATACTATTGGGTGTCATTTGTGCGTTAAATGAAGGGAAGATGATTGATAAATCGGTAAGAGGATTTTCCTTTTTCTTAACCGCGATGCCTTCATACTGGTTGGCATCTATGTTGATTTGGTACATATCAGTTAAATTAGATTTATTACCAACAAGTGGAATGGAATCGTATAAAAGTTATATCTTACCAGTTATTGTCATCACCATTAGTTATGCCGGTATATATTTTCGAAATGTAAGAACATCGATGTTAAACAATTTACATGAGGATTATGTTTTATATGGAAGGGCATCTGGGTTATCTGAAGTGAAAATCACGAAGCATATTCTAAGAAATTCACTGCAGGTCGCCGTTACTATATTCGGTATGTCGATCCCCATTATTTTGGGAAGTACAGTAGTGATAGAGAACGTTTTCGCATGGCCGGGACTAGGTACTCTAAGTGTTAATAGCATTTTAAGCAGAGACTTTCCAATTATTCAGGCTTACGTTCTAATACTTGCAACAGCTTTTGTTTTGTTTAATACAATCTCCGATATAATCAATGCTGCGATGAATCCTAAGTTAAGGAATGATCTTTAA
- the cntC gene encoding staphylopine uptake ABC transporter permease subunit CntC, whose amino-acid sequence MRIVKNLRKDKIGMISLLIIVVTVIVGIFAPLLAPSDPNEVNMSLRYASPSWEYLLGNDHLGRCIFSRIIYGIQPSVLWVLVVLLVSVLIGAILGFLAGYYRGVVDAVIMRMCDTMLSFPGYVMALAIIGVLGVGLENILIAFALIKWAWFARIIRTSVMQYTELNYVKFSKACGVSDMKIIFKHIVPVTFSDIAVISSGSIGSMILQISGFSFLGLGIQAPNAEWGMMLNEAREVMFTRPELMLAPGLAIIIVVSAFNFLSDSLQVTIDPKLANSKNKMKDTIPLSKMKVREKEVAN is encoded by the coding sequence ATGAGAATAGTAAAAAACTTAAGGAAAGATAAGATAGGAATGATTTCTTTATTGATTATTGTCGTCACCGTTATTGTGGGGATTTTCGCTCCTTTACTAGCGCCTTCTGACCCTAATGAAGTGAATATGAGTCTTCGATATGCTTCACCTTCGTGGGAATATTTATTAGGTAACGATCACCTAGGGAGATGTATTTTCTCTAGAATCATCTATGGAATTCAACCGAGTGTATTATGGGTGTTAGTTGTTTTGCTAGTATCTGTTTTAATTGGCGCTATCTTAGGTTTTCTGGCTGGTTATTATAGAGGGGTAGTTGATGCAGTCATTATGAGAATGTGTGACACCATGTTATCTTTTCCTGGATATGTGATGGCACTAGCGATTATTGGGGTTCTAGGTGTGGGTCTTGAGAACATTCTGATTGCCTTTGCTTTAATTAAATGGGCGTGGTTCGCTCGTATTATTAGAACTTCTGTCATGCAGTATACTGAATTAAATTATGTGAAGTTCTCCAAAGCATGTGGTGTGAGCGATATGAAAATAATCTTTAAGCACATTGTTCCCGTTACCTTTTCTGATATTGCCGTTATTTCTAGTGGTTCTATTGGATCGATGATTTTACAAATTTCAGGATTTTCATTTTTAGGCTTAGGAATTCAGGCACCAAATGCTGAATGGGGAATGATGTTAAATGAAGCAAGAGAAGTTATGTTTACAAGACCTGAGTTAATGCTAGCTCCCGGTTTAGCCATCATTATAGTAGTATCAGCATTCAATTTTTTATCAGATTCGCTTCAAGTTACCATAGATCCTAAATTAGCAAATTCAAAAAATAAAATGAAAGATACTATTCCACTTTCGAAAATGAAGGTTCGAGAAAAAGAGGTGGCCAATTAG